A region from the Chelmon rostratus isolate fCheRos1 chromosome 6, fCheRos1.pri, whole genome shotgun sequence genome encodes:
- the rxfp3.3b gene encoding relaxin-3 receptor 1 — MRPAGLVSGLVPERMAELMHHNTTFFGNRSSVEHDRFSSLDDIDVPADGSPTLRILISIVYSVVCAAGLVGNLLVFFLMKVRRGRRKRSSINLFIINLAVTDFQFVLTLPFWAVDTALDFSWPFGNAMCKIILSVTVMNMYASVFFLTAMSVTRYWSVASALKDRTRRRVCPVRWVITGLWVSATVASLPTAIFSTVKSVAGERLCLLGFPDGQSWLALYHLQKILVAFVFPMLIVTVCYLMLLRFVRLRSMNNNQVKRRSRVTRSVTIVVLSFFICWMPNHAITLWGVLVKFNVVNWDKTYYMVHTYVHPVTVCLAHTNSCLNPVLYCLMRREFRKKMKDLFWRISSPTGTNTCPLRPFSGTVRAEPDDSQVVIPLHNVETENYRLSVLTDQCDTDALQR; from the coding sequence ATGCGCCCTGCGGGACTCGTGTCGGGTCTGGTACCGGAGAGGATGGCGGAACTGATGCACCACAACACCACGTTCTTCGGGAACCGGTCCAGCGTGGAACACGACCGCTTCAGCAGCCTGGATGACATCGACGTGCCGGCGGACGGCTCCCCGACCCTGCGCATCCTCATCTCCATCGTGTACTCCGTGGTGTGCGCCGCCGGGCTGGTCGGGAACCTGCTGGTGTTCTTCCTGATGAAAGTGCGCCGGGGCAGGAGGAAGCGCTCCAGCATCAACCTGTTCATCATCAACCTGGCCGTGACGGACTTCCAGTTCGTGCTCACCCTGCCGTTCTGGGCGGTGGACACGGCTCTGGACTTCAGCTGGCCGTTTGGAAACGCCATGTGCAAGATCATCCTCTCCGTGACGGTGATGAACATGTACGCCAGCGTGTTTTTCCTCACCGCCATGAGCGTCACTCGGTACTGGTCTGTGGCCTCTGCCCTGAAGGACCGGACCCGACGACGGGTGTGCCCGGTGCGCTGGGTGATCACCGGGCTCTGGGTGTCCGCTACGGTGGCCTCTTTGCCGACCGCGATTTTCTCCACGGTGAAGAGCGTGGCCGGGGAGAGGCTGTGCCTGCTGGGGTTCCCGGACGGCCAGTCGTGGCTGGCGCTGTACCACCTCCAGAAGATCCTGGTGGCCTTTGTGTTCCCCATGCTGATTGTCACCGTGTGCTACCTGATGCTGCTGCGCTTCGTCCGCCTGCGCAGCATGAACAACAACCAGGTGAAGCGGAGGTCCAGGGTGACCCGCTCCGTCACCATCGTCgtcctctccttcttcatctgCTGGATGCCAAACCACGCCATCACCCTTTGGGGCGTCCTGGTGAAATTCAACGTGGTCAACTGGGATAAGACGTACTACATGGTGCACACGTACGTCCACCCGGTGACCGTGTGCCTGGCGCACACCAACAGCTGCCTGAACCCGGTGCTGTACTGCCTCATGCGCAGGGAGTtcaggaagaagatgaaggaccTGTTCTGGAGGATTTCCTCGCCCACCGGGACGAACACGTGCCCCCTGCGGCCGTTCTCCGGGACGGTGAGAGCGGAGCCGGATGATTCGCAGGTCGT